One window of Colias croceus chromosome 6, ilColCroc2.1 genomic DNA carries:
- the LOC123692342 gene encoding calcium/calmodulin-dependent protein kinase type II alpha chain, with amino-acid sequence MANPNRENVSTRFSDNYELKEELGKGAFSIVRRAVQKSTGHEFAAKIINTKKLSARDFQKLEREARICRKLQHPNIVRLHDSIQEEHFHYLVFDLVTGGELFEDIVAREFYSEADASHCIQQILESVHHCHHNGVVHRDLKPENLLLASKAKGAAVKLADFGLAIEVQGDQQAWFGFAGTPGYLSPEVLKKEPYGKPVDIWACGVILYILLVGYPPFWDEDQHRLYGQIKAGAYDYPSPEWDTVTPEAKSLINQMLTVNPSKRITASEALKHPWICHRERVASVMHRQETVDCLKKFNARRKLKGAILTTMLATRNFSGKSMVNKKGDGSQVKESTDSSTTLEDDDLDKDKKGVDRACTVISKEQDEDGLTKADSFGKARGDSNASMRRAEVIKATEILLDAINNGDYDTYSKLCDPHVTSFDPDSLGNLIEGVEFHKFFIDNTPTNIKTNTTILNPRVHLLGEDVAIIAYICVTQSVDSEGRRATYQHQETRIWHKRYNKWTAVHFHRS; translated from the coding sequence ATGGCCAATCCAAATCGCGAAAACGTTAGCACTCGGTTTTCGGACAATTATGAACTGAAAGAAGAATTAGGCAAAGGTGCTTTTTCTATCGTACGTCGAGCTGTTCAAAAATCCACAGGACATGAATTTGCAGCCAAAATTATCAACACTAAAAAGCTGTCTGCGAGAGATTTCCAGAAATTGGAAAGAGAGGCACGAATTTGTCGAAAACTTCAACATCCTAACATCGTAAGGCTTCATGACTCTATTCAAGAAGAACATTTCCATTACCTCGTATTTGATCTTGTGACCGGAGGAGAATTGTTTGAAGATATTGTAGCACGAGAATTTTATTCAGAAGCTGATGCCTCTCACTGCATTCAGCAGATATTAGAATCTGTACATCATTGCCACCATAATGGTGTAGTACACCGGGATTTAAAACCTGAAAACCTGTTATTGGCTAGTAAGGCAAAAGGTGCTGCTGTAAAATTAGCTGATTTCGGATTGGCTATTGAAGTACAAGGCGATCAGCAGGCATGGTTCGGCTTCGCAGGTACTCCGGGATATCTATCTCCAGAAGTTCTTAAAAAAGAACCATACGGTAAACCAGTGGATATATGGGCTTGTGGAGTTATCTTGTACATCTTGCTTGTTGGATATCCTCCATTTTGGGATGAAGATCAACACCGATTATATGGACAAATCAAGGCTGGTGCTTATGATTATCCGTCACCAGAATGGGACACAGTAACGCCCGAAGCTAAAAGTCTTATCAACCAAATGTTGACTGTTAACCCAAGCAAGAGAATTACTGCTTCGGAAGCCCTAAAGCACCCATGGATCTGCCACCGTGAGCGTGTTGCATCAGTTATGCACAGGCAAGAAACTGTGGACTGCTTGAAGAAGTTCAACGCCCGTCGCAAACTTAAGGGGGCAATATTAACAACTATGCTTGCAACTCGTAATTTCTCGGGAAAATCCATGGTGAACAAGAAGGGAGATGGATCACAAGTAAAAGAATCAACTGACAGCAGCACTACCCTAGAAGATGATGATCTGGACAAAGATAAAAAAGGTGTTGATAGGGCATGCACTGTTATATCCAAAGAACAAGATGAGGATGGTCTAACAAAAGCTGATTCATTTGGAAAAGCTCGCGGTGACAGCAATGCTTCAATGCGCCGTGCGGAAGTAATCAAAGCCACAGAAATACTTTTAGATGCTATAAATAACGGGGACTACGATACATACTCCAAACTCTGTGATCCACACGTGACTTCGTTTGATCCAGATTCACTTGGTAACTTAATAGAGGGTGTTGAATTccataaattctttattgataACACTCCCACGAATATTAAAACTAACACTACTATCCTTAACCCGAGAGTACATCTTCTGGGAGAGGATGTCGCTATTATTGCGTATATTTGCGTTACACAGAGCGTAGATTCCGAAGGTAGACGTGCTACTTACCAACATCAGGAAACTCGTATTTGGCACAAACGCTACAACAAATGGACTGCCGTTCATTTCCATCGCTCCTAA